From one Mya arenaria isolate MELC-2E11 chromosome 4, ASM2691426v1 genomic stretch:
- the LOC128230418 gene encoding uncharacterized protein LOC128230418 isoform X1, with amino-acid sequence MAAKLLGERLPPQWSYGVTRDGRIFFIDDQSRQTTWVHPLTGEPVQTGYSTLPDLPAGWEQALTIDGTVYYLDHNRRVTTFDHPITGQPLMKSGDRFGTLISPGMGGPARKGSGKARGIKTPSAARGENSKVILRGWLQKQDSGALKLWKKKWCVLADFGLFFYKDEGESNCIGSILLPSYDIKQCKANEVNKKFAFKAEHENMKTFYFAADNQVEMDKWVEALRMASLVQRAPGSGHLPKLIPKSPIMSWDDDVDSPGISPPDMQQYPFSGNHGETSKRRGPDMDSSFQDRQSLQPSLNLQNYGDPYQGQGQQNDYRPGNGFGTFPRNDRGQGQGPRSTNGYGPSDPRYPPDRMDRNRGSQRSNLSQGHSVHDDQRSMSSQRSNQYPSNTMPRNMRPNQFDNSVRPNQLDSSMRSVGSQRSQGYNSLPRDSRSQLGPPIEGQDRPYGHSSPRQPPPNQTAMKGKEDNPYMMMTPHSQQRNERKMDPLKHSNRPLPQEPPPEPLKEKGRSGGGDYASLTRIREKWPNQQLSDRPGVEAPIDREEDQPVLSPTQQRRPDLYVDVPHTYVNVYDESQVRNRDQPPELPSRPPLPVEMRPKLVEDIASSRSPNTQKEMLMAERNLETRMQQPSFFNYPTPTRESLPAFPQNQDSPRSQYSQRSQRSNEQRSQQPSLPQRPDLGGVSSLPENQGHYNVNDPYIKPQHSHMYDHKDSAMLSGHLDGSDATLTNEDERNDKISEFYGLGKYNPKNADNRKDKNRFMSDMDVRANTLPSQPISGVTGEKDFRLRSLPDHVQSMPALYHEQQPLSIVVSDRNQVINSYMNLTPNTSHVSEDPSMSRSDENTERKSAFRRLSSSGSNSLQRIPSGDMGSMSSGYPSLGHSGDYSKSQRYPDQEYIQPQKAMPASSQMSQNKYPWKQDTQQRKPNGPVAPGFTGGQGQKGKRSAAPIQTVKEEPDMPDSQVLQTDLPKRNFLLDGPRLRMSISATDLLGKTHDELVLLLIQLRRDKADLTEQRDSIRKINEQNRPAEFYYRKMLEEGRAMDGEKEAQHRQYQDTKHKLEDVEKKLEVYKPLVNLVCNMVTMGSLYGGDNFMLATEYRKHLLSPEQYSPPKKMLEFSRRNQEEQIVKGIEEDVRHLTEEQADLESKELEEKLERLYSLDRVMQDQSFQVTSLKEDREMLEKALGGLLKKQDQHCTNPRELDVLIQQQKTIERELSRVLQQLAEASKELEETTAENNKLEHEVALLRSKVHGNVSRSKSAPALSSESLRTKMKMEKDLARVKNIMAGLSQEGARLQEMISTLKKPRPGEPGIASSQGQDQQDSGRQQGREGSTYFETDLDSGESKDLGQVTALLASFPRAGQSPGISSPPSSVEQGTSAFRTVSPSSRDVERTFHASPVQASPVHASPVRASPVQATIQAATQQQLETNVEMDGSPNQWDIGDADDNTKRFFGLIPKNLPKQQTVRDVKRNAEARKKKEDDPPPLRVGVIPSDYSDSVNHVYENLPQQKTAPADDTEEKKPWAPSVNTDVANPSGTQRRRSNLHLMTPKPFSLNSKPTPFTSVYTSFSTASQILPQTDAPLLNHNTQLSQSQPSFETMNFEKSQSNATYKPTEPIKMQHTNKTPPPPPVRDSSRYRTSEVNPQSFQDLFAKSPTNRNFDPPVPSILKKGKNNRALNKGRYMTISSSEPVKLEKSSPQSPKLHSQAGDLISSMDVPDIVKSSRARDEQIDERTIEREILYFPEKVTIPERYMPDSDDESVTEDEKAARREKADKIKRILTQQSVHSLSQPDVSKVAGEVHERVEREKEKRALLLGINQELAEQVKRKSLQYAAERRKTWSGSTNKQDMNTSEHLAESDTEKQGDDNNNSFLSPNPKHTRSPLDPKNSTPNSNSYLSTNNISYTSPINSYYDKSSPRKDENSYADSYGNENLSGHYNGNEYSREDNPYNNQYSGEGVEEYSRGDNSDRYEGGGQSSGYSHNMFTSTSYADRPNFKI; translated from the exons ATGGCTGCCAAATTATTAGGGGAGCGCCTTCCTCCTCAATGGAGTTATGGAGTAACAAGAGATGGAAGAATATTCTTTATTGA TGACCAGTCCCGACAGACAACCTGGGTTCACCCTTTAACTGGAGAACCAGTCCAGACTGGCTACTCAACACTTCCTG atctACCAGCTGGCTGGGAGCAGGCGCTTACCATCGATGGTACAGTGTATTACCTAGA TCACAACCGGCGTGTAACAACATTTGACCACCCAATCACAGGGCAGCCCCTCATGAAAAGTGGGGACAGGTTTGGGACTCTGATTAGCCCGGGAATGGGTGGCCCTGCTCGCAAGGGGAGTGGAAAGGCTCGTGGCATTAAGACCCCATCGGCAGCCCGCGGTGAAAACTCAAAGGTCATTCTGCGAGGGTGGCTCCAGAAACAG GATAGTGGAGCTTTAAAACTGTGGAAAAAGAAATGGTGTGTGTTAGCAGACTTTGGCCTGTTCTTCTACAAGGACGAGGGTGAGTCCAACTGTATAGGCTCTATCCTGCTGCCCAGCTATGACATCAAACAGTGCAAGGCCAACGAAGTGAACAAGAAATTCGCCTTCAAGGCCGAGCATGAAAACATGAAGACGTTTTACTTTGCTGCGGATAACCAGGTGGAAATGGACAAATGGGTTGAGGCTCTCAGAATGGCCTCACTGGTTCAGAGGGCCCCAGG gtCAGGACACTTGCCAAAGCTGATCCCTAAATCACCGATCATGAGCTGGGATGATGATGTAGACAGTCCTGGTATTTCCCCGCCAGATATGCAACAGTACCCATTCTCTGGTAACCATGGTGAGACATCTAAACGCAGGGGGCCAGACATGGACTCTAGCTTCCAGGACAGGCAGTCATTACAGCCTAGCCTAAACCTCCAGAATTATGGGGACCCATACCAAGGTCAAGGCCAACAAAATGACTACAGACCTGGTAATGGGTTTGGGACATTCCCACGCAACGATAGAGGGCAGGGTCAAGGACCCAGGTCCACTAATGGTTATGGACCAAGTGACCCGAGATACCCTCCTGATAGAATGGACAGAAACAGAGGGTCTCAGAGGTCAAATCTTAGCCAAGGTCACAGTGTGCACGATGACCAAAGATCAATGTCAAGTCAAAGATCAAATCAATACCCATCAAATACAATGCCACGGAACATGAGGCCAAATCAGTTTGATAATAGTGTGAGGCCAAACCAGCTGGATTCGAGTATGAGAAGTGTAGGGTCACAGAGAAGTCAAGGTTACAACTCCCTGCCTAGAGACTCAAGGTCACAGTTAGGTCCTCCAATTGAGGGTCAGGACAGGCCATATGGGCACTCATCACCAAGACAACCACCCCCAAACCAAACTGCCATGAAGGGGAAGGAAGACAACCCCTACATGATGATGACCCCTCATAGCCAACAAAGAAATGAGAG GAAAATGGACCCCCTTAAACACAGTAACCGACCCCTACCACAGGAACCACCTCCGGAGCCGTTAAAAGAAAAAGGACGTTCAGGGGGAGGTGACTACGCAAGTCTCACACGCATTAGAGAAAAATGGCCCA ATCAGCAGTTGTCGGACAGACCAGGTGTTGAGGCCCCAATTGATCGTGAGGAAGACCAGCCTGTACTGTCACCAACCCAGCAGAGGAGGCCTGACCTTTACGTTGACGTCCCACATACGTACGTCAACGTGTACGACGAGTCACAAGTCAGGAACAGAG ACCAGCCCCCTGAGCTGCCGTCCCGCCCACCCCTGCCTGTAGAGATGAGACCCAAACTCGTAGAAGACATCGCCAGTTCTCGTTCTCCTAACACACAGAAGGAGATGCTTATGGCAGAACGCAACCTGGAAACCCGCATGCAACAGCCATCATTCTTCAATTACCCAACACCAACTCGTGAATCTCTCCCTGCTTTCCCGCAAAACCAG GACAGTCCACGGTCCCAGTATTCCCAAAGGTCACAGAGGTCAAATGAGCAAAGGTCACAGCAGCCCTCATTGCCACAGCGACCAG ATTTAGGTGGTGTGTCTAGTTTGCCAGAAAACCAAGGGCACTACAATGTGAATGACCCCTATATAAAACCACAACACAGCCACATGTATGACCATAAAGATAGTGCCATGCTCTCAGGTCACTTAGATGGAAGTGATGCCACTTTAACAAATGAAGATGAACGTAATGACAAAATCAGTGAGTTCTATGGTTTAGGAAAGTACAATCCAAAGAATGCAGACAATAGAAAAGACAAGAATCGATTCATGTCTGACATGGATGTGCGAGCGAACACTCTGCCATCTCAGCCAATATCAGGAGTGACAGGAGAGAAGGATTTCCGACTCAGAAGTCTACCTGACCACGTCCAGTCCATGCCTGCTTTGTACCATGAGCAGCAGCCCCTTTCGATAGTTGTATCTGACCGGAACCAGGTGATCAACAGTTACATGAACCTGACCCCTAACACCAGTCATGTGTCAGAGGACCCATCTATGAGCAGATCTGACGAGAATACGGAGAGAAAGTCTGCATTCCGACGCCTTTCCTCCTCCGGCAGCAATTCTCTCCAGCGCATTCCCAGTGGAGACATGGGGTCCATGTCCAGTGGCTACCCTAGTCTTGGTCACTCAGGAGATTACAGTAAATCACAGCGCTACCCTGATCAGGAATACATACAGCCTCAAAAGGCAATGCCTGCAAGCTCGCAGATGTCTCAGAATAaatatccatggaaacaag ATACACAACAAAGAAAGCCAAATGGCCCAGTGGCACCAGGCTTCACGGGCGGTCAAGGTCAGAAGGGTAAACGATCAGCTGCTCCTATACAGACTGTGAAGGAGGAGCCAGATATGCCAGACTCACAAGTCCTG CAAACAGATCTTCCGAAGCGTAACTTCCTGCTGGATGGTCCAAGACTAAGAATGAGTATATCAGCAACAGACCTGCTGGGAAAAACT CATGATGAGCTGGTACTGCTACTGATCCAGCTACGCCGTGACAAGGCCGACCTGACCGAGCAGCGTGATTCCATCAGGAAAATCAATGAGCAGAACAGACCTGCTGAGTTCTACTACAGGAAGAT GCTGGAGGAGGGTCGTGCTATGGATGGGGAGAAAGAGGCACAGCACCGGCAGTACCAGGATACGAAACACAAACTCGAGGATGTTGAGAAAAAG CTGGAGGTGTACAAGCCACTGGTAAACCTGGTATGTAACATGGTCACCATGGGCAGTCTGTACGGTGGCGACAACTTCATGCTTGCAACAGAATACAGGAAG CACTTGCTGTCCCCGGAGCAGTACTCTCCTCCAAAGAAGATGCTAGAGTTTTCACGGCGTAACCAGGAGGAGCAGATCGTTAAGGGGATAGAGGAAGATGTGAGGCACCTCACCGAGGAACAGGCTGACTTAGAG AGTAAAGAGTTGGAG GAGAAGCTGGAGCGGCTGTACAGTCTTGACCGAGTGATGCAGGACCAATCCTTCCAGGTCACCTCCCTCAAGGAGGACAGG GAGATGCTAGAGAAGGCGTTGGGCGGCCTGTTGAAGAAGCAGGACCAGCACTGCACGAACCCTCGTGAGCTGGACGTCCTTATACAGCAGCAGAAAACCATTGAGAGGGAACTCTCCCGTGTCCTTCAACAGCTGGCTGAGGCTTCCAAG GAGCTGGAGGAGACGACGGCTGAGAACAACAAGTTGGAACACGAAGTTGCCTTGCTCAGGTCCAAGGTGCACGGCAACGTCTCACGCAGCAAGAGTGCTCCTGCACTG TCGAGCGAGTCTCTGCGTACGAAGATGAAGATGGAGAAGGATCTTGCCCGGGTGAAGAACATCATGGCAGGGCTCTCCCAGGAAGGAGCCCGCCTTCAGGAGATGATCTCAACACTCAAGAAGCCCAGACCCGGAGAACCGGGCATAGCCTCAT CACAGGGACAGGATCAGCAGGACTCTGGGAGACAACAAGGCAGGGAGGGATCAACATACTTTGAGACAGACCTTGACTCTGGGGAATCAAAGGACCTTGGGCAGGTAACAGCCCTCCTTGCCTCATTTCCACGGGCAGGTCAGTCCCCGGGCATCAGCAGTCCACCTTCCAGTGTTGAGCAGGGGACCAGCGCATTCAGAACAGTG AGCCCATCAAGCCGAGATGTTGAGAGAACATTCCATGCCTCCCCTGTCCAGGCCTCCCCTGTCCATGCCTCCCCAGTGCGAGCCTCCCCTGTCCAGGCGACCATTCAGGCAGCCACCCAACAACAACTAGAG ACAAATGTGGAGATGGATGGCTCCCCCAACCAGTGGGACATCGGAGATGCCGACGACAACACCAAGAGATTCTTCG GGTTGATACCAAAGAATCTGCCAAAACAGCAAACTGTGAGAGATGTGAAGAGGAATGCTGAGGCCCGGAAAAAGAAGGAAGATG ATCCACCCCCGCTTCGTGTTGGCGTTATTCCCTCAGATTATAGTGACTCCGTCAACCATGTATATGAAAACCTTCCCCAGCAGAAGACAGCACCTGCAGATGATACAGAAGAGAAAAAGCCATGGGCACCATCTGTGAATACAGATGTGGCAAACCCCTCCGGCACTCAAAGAAGAAGATCTAATCTGCACTTAATGACTCCTAAACCTTTTTCTTTGAACAGTAAACCTACTCCTTTCACTAGTGTATATACATCTTTCTCTACTGCAAGCCAGATTCTTCCCCAAACAGATGCACCTTTACTTAATCATAATACTCAGTTAAGCCAATCACAGCCTTCATTTGAAACTATGAATTTTGAAAAGAGCCAATCAAACGCAACTTATAAACCCACAGAGCCAATCAAAATGCAGCATACAAACAAGACCCCACCTCCTCCACCAGTGAGAGACTCCAGTAGATATAGAACATCTGAGGTGAATCCACAGAGTTTCCAGGACCTTTTTGCAAAATCTCCTACAAACAGAAACTTTGACCCCCCTGTACCTTCTATACTGAAGAAAGGCAAGAACAACCGAGCATTGAACAAAGGTCGCTATATGACAATATCGAGTTCAGAGCCAGTGAAACTAGAGAAGAGCTCACCACAGTCACCTAAACTCCACAGCCAGGCTGGGGATCTCATTTCTTCA ATGGATGTTCCTGACATTGTGAAGAGCTCTCGTGCACGGGATGAACAAATTGATGAGCGCACCATTGAGAGAGAGATT TTGTATTTCCCTGAGAAAGTTACGATTCCTGAGCGATACATGCCAGACTCGGATGACGAGAGCGTCACTGAGGATGAGAAGGCCGCAAGGAGAGAAAAGGCTGACAAGATCAAACGCATCCTTACTCAACAGAG CGTTCACTCCCTGTCACAGCCCGACGTGAGCAAGGTGGCAGGGGAGGTGCACGAGAGAGTGGAGCGCGAAAAAGAGAAGCGCGCGCTGCTGCTCGGTATCAACCAGGAGCTTGCAGAACAGGTCAAACGCAAGTCACTGCAGTACGCAG CTGAGCGTAGGAAGACGTGGTCAGGCTCAACCAACAAGCAAGACATGAATACCTCAGAGCACCTCGCGGAGAGCGACACGGAGAAACAGGGCGACGACAACAACAACTCGTTCCTGTCCCCCAACCCTAAACACACCAGAAGCCCTCTCGACCCCAAGAACTCAACACCAAACAGCAACAGCTACTTGAGCACCAACAACATTAGCTATACAAGTCCTATAAATAGTTACTATGACAAAAGTAGCCCTCGTAAAGATGAAAATAGTTATGCTGATAGTTATGGTAATGAGAATTTGAGTGGCCATTACAATGGAAATGAGTACTCAAGGGAGGACAACCCATACAATAATCAGTATAGTGGAGAAGGTGTGGAGGAGTATTCAAGAGGAGATAACTCGGATAGATACGAAGGTGGTGGTCAGTCTAGCGGATATTCACATAACATGTTCACTTCTACCTCATATGCAGACAGAcctaatttcaaaatttaa